The following proteins are co-located in the Malus sylvestris chromosome 13, drMalSylv7.2, whole genome shotgun sequence genome:
- the LOC126597051 gene encoding serine/threonine/tyrosine-protein kinase HT1-like isoform X2, producing MDSRTSENVEVADVPNMVDHQKGNMNSKLRSAGSMSFKEVEPKINGTGSISSKEMIFRADKIDLKNLDIQLEKHLSRVWSRNIESTRPKEEWEIDLAKLEIRYIVARGTYGTVFRGTYDDQDVAVKLLDWGEDGYATGAETAALRASFQKEVAVWHKLDHPNVTKFIGASMGTSDLKIPTKGSSSDGVDSHPTRACCVVVEYLAGGTLKQFLIRNRQKKLAFKVVIQLALDLSRGLSYLHSQKIVHRDVKTENMLLDTRINLKIADFGVARVEAQNPRDMTGETGTLGYMAPEMVSLIIEDVMSIALAYAYGKFIAATCPTQILALLMYHLQLFGRTYDQKSPNAVQVLWQTSCASAGMEMQINVLKWVRW from the exons ATGGATTCAAGGACAAGTGAGAATGTTGAAGTTGCAGATGTACCAAACATGGTGGATCACCAGAAAGGTAATATGAATTCAAAACTTAGGAGTGCAGGGAGTATGAGTTTCAAAGAGGTGGAACCAAAAATTAATGGCACAGGAAGTATTAGTAGCAAAGAGATGATCTTCCGAGCAGATAAAATCGATTTGAAGAACTTAGATATACAGCTTGAGAAACATTTGAGCCGGGTTTGGTCCAGAAACATTGAGAGTACCAGGCCTAAGGAAGAATGGGAGATTGATTTAGCTAAATTGGAAATAAGATATATTGTAGCTCGAGGGACCTATGGTACCGTATTCAGGGGCACCTATGATGATCAAGATGTTGCAG TGAAGCTGTTGGACTGGGGGGAGGATGGCTATGCCACAGGTGCTGAAACTGCTGCTCTACGGGCCTCATTTCAAAAAGAAGTAGCTGTCTGGCACAAGCTTGACCATCCTAATGTTACAAAA TTCATTGGAGCTTCAATGGGAACTTCAGATCTTAAAATTCCTACAAAAGGCTCTTCAAGTGACGGTGTAGATTCTCATCCTACTAGAGCGTGTTGTGTTGTTGTGGAATATCTTGCTGGTGGGACGCTAAAGCAATTTTTGATAAGAAACAGGCAAAAGAAACTTGCCTTTAAGGTTGTGATCCAACTTGCTTTGGACCTCTCTAGAGG TCTTAGCTATCTGCATTCTCAAAAGATCGTACACCGTGATGTCAAAACAGAGAATATGCTACTTGATACTCGCATAAACCTTAAAATAGCTGATTTTGGTGTTGCTCGTGTTGAAGCTCAGAATCCAAGAGACATGACTGGTGAAACTGGTACCCTTGGATACATGGCTCCAGAG ATGGTAAGCCTTATAATAGAAGATGTGATGTCTATAGCTTTGGCATATGCTTATGGGAAATTTATTGCTGCGACATGCCCTACCCAGATCTTAGCTTTGCTGATGTATCATCTGCAGTTGTTCGGCAG AACCTACGACCAGAAATCCCCAAATGCTGTCCAAGTTCTTTGGCAAACATCATGCGCAAGTGCTGGGATGGAAATGCAGATAAACGTCCTGAAATGGGTGAGGTGGTGA
- the LOC126597051 gene encoding serine/threonine-protein kinase STY13-like isoform X1, which produces MDSRTSENVEVADVPNMVDHQKGNMNSKLRSAGSMSFKEVEPKINGTGSISSKEMIFRADKIDLKNLDIQLEKHLSRVWSRNIESTRPKEEWEIDLAKLEIRYIVARGTYGTVFRGTYDDQDVAVKLLDWGEDGYATGAETAALRASFQKEVAVWHKLDHPNVTKFIGASMGTSDLKIPTKGSSSDGVDSHPTRACCVVVEYLAGGTLKQFLIRNRQKKLAFKVVIQLALDLSRGLSYLHSQKIVHRDVKTENMLLDTRINLKIADFGVARVEAQNPRDMTGETGTLGYMAPEVLDGKPYNRRCDVYSFGICLWEIYCCDMPYPDLSFADVSSAVVRQNLRPEIPKCCPSSLANIMRKCWDGNADKRPEMGEVVKMLEVIDTSKGGGMIPEDRSPGCFCFAPTRGP; this is translated from the exons ATGGATTCAAGGACAAGTGAGAATGTTGAAGTTGCAGATGTACCAAACATGGTGGATCACCAGAAAGGTAATATGAATTCAAAACTTAGGAGTGCAGGGAGTATGAGTTTCAAAGAGGTGGAACCAAAAATTAATGGCACAGGAAGTATTAGTAGCAAAGAGATGATCTTCCGAGCAGATAAAATCGATTTGAAGAACTTAGATATACAGCTTGAGAAACATTTGAGCCGGGTTTGGTCCAGAAACATTGAGAGTACCAGGCCTAAGGAAGAATGGGAGATTGATTTAGCTAAATTGGAAATAAGATATATTGTAGCTCGAGGGACCTATGGTACCGTATTCAGGGGCACCTATGATGATCAAGATGTTGCAG TGAAGCTGTTGGACTGGGGGGAGGATGGCTATGCCACAGGTGCTGAAACTGCTGCTCTACGGGCCTCATTTCAAAAAGAAGTAGCTGTCTGGCACAAGCTTGACCATCCTAATGTTACAAAA TTCATTGGAGCTTCAATGGGAACTTCAGATCTTAAAATTCCTACAAAAGGCTCTTCAAGTGACGGTGTAGATTCTCATCCTACTAGAGCGTGTTGTGTTGTTGTGGAATATCTTGCTGGTGGGACGCTAAAGCAATTTTTGATAAGAAACAGGCAAAAGAAACTTGCCTTTAAGGTTGTGATCCAACTTGCTTTGGACCTCTCTAGAGG TCTTAGCTATCTGCATTCTCAAAAGATCGTACACCGTGATGTCAAAACAGAGAATATGCTACTTGATACTCGCATAAACCTTAAAATAGCTGATTTTGGTGTTGCTCGTGTTGAAGCTCAGAATCCAAGAGACATGACTGGTGAAACTGGTACCCTTGGATACATGGCTCCAGAG GTTCTAGATGGTAAGCCTTATAATAGAAGATGTGATGTCTATAGCTTTGGCATATGCTTATGGGAAATTTATTGCTGCGACATGCCCTACCCAGATCTTAGCTTTGCTGATGTATCATCTGCAGTTGTTCGGCAG AACCTACGACCAGAAATCCCCAAATGCTGTCCAAGTTCTTTGGCAAACATCATGCGCAAGTGCTGGGATGGAAATGCAGATAAACGTCCTGAAATGGGTGAGGTGGTGAAAATGTTGGAAGTAATTGATACGAGCAAAGGAGGCGGAATGATACCTGAAGACCGTTCTCCGGGCTGTTTCTGTTTTGCTCCCACTCGCGGGCCATGA